In the genome of Odocoileus virginianus isolate 20LAN1187 ecotype Illinois chromosome 17, Ovbor_1.2, whole genome shotgun sequence, the window GGGTTTTGGATTGGTTGGTGGTTTTATAAAAGGTTCACTGGCAGGAGAATGATTATTATCTCTTAAGAAATTGGTTAGCACCCAGAGGGGCAGTCTGTCCTAGGCTGGAAAGGCCCCAAGATGTCAAAGCATcagtaaatacagaaaaaaaatgtaaaaccatgaTTAATACACCTTGAAAGGTGTATTATCTGAACTCAGGGATGCTAAAGCATAGCTGAAACACAACTACGTAGCATATAGTGAAACCTGGCCCCTTTGTCACACTTGGCCCTAAGATTTTCCTAACCAGATTAATATACTCTTCAATCAGTATATTGAAGGATCCTTTGGGAAAACTGATCATCTCATGAAGAAATGCCTACAGATACTGTATTAgtctcctgttgttgttcagtcactcaatcatgtccgactctttgtgatcccatgaactgcagcacgccaggcttccttgtccttcaccatctcctggagtttgctcaaactcttgtccattgagttggtgatgccatccaaccatctcatcctctgttgtccccttctccttctgccttcaatcttcagtGCTtaaccttttttattgtccagctctcacatccatacatgactataggaaaaatcatagctttgactatacaggcctttgtaggcaaagtaatgtctctgctttttagtatactgtctaggtttgtcattgcttttcttccaaggagaaagcttcttaatttcatgactgcattcaccatccacagtgattttggaacccaagaaaataaaggtcactgtttccccatctatttgccatgaagtgatgaaactggatgtcatgatcttagttttttgaatgttgagttttaagccagctttttcactctcctgtttcaccttcattagGAGgctaattcctcttcactttctgcctttaggctggtgtcatctgcctctctgaggttattgataattttctcccagaaatcttgattccaacttgtgctttagTCTCCTGAGGGTGCTATAACAAAATCTTGGTAGTTCAAAACcaaagaaatttattctctctcagttctggaagtcagaagtccaaaatcagtcaAGTCTGAAAACTTGTCAGGGCCATGTTCCCTCCAGAGGCTCTAGGGagcatttctttctttgcctcttccaGATTTTGGTGGCTCCAGGTATTCCTTGGGTGGTAGCAGCATCACTCCAGTCTGCCTCCACCTTCACATAActttctcctctctgtgtctctcttctgGGTGTCTCCTATAGACACTTGTTATTGGGTTTAGGGCCCACTCAGAGTATCCGAGGTGGTCTTATCTTAAAATCCTTAATCACAAAGACTCTTTTTTCCAAGTGAAGTCACATTCACAGATTATGGGGATTAAGATGTGGATATGTCTTGGAGAACCACTGTTCAACCACTCTTAAGAGCTGCGAGTCTAAAGTGAAAGTCAGCTCACTGCAGTAAGGTCCAGCAACTGAAAAGCCCTGTCTCATGAACATAGAGTGTCCAAAAAGTCTTCCTCAGTTGGAATGGATGTCAAGGATCACCAGATAGTTGAAGAAAGTCTCTAACATGAAAGACAAAGACGAAACAAATAAGAACAAAGGAGCTTGGAGAATATAGAAACAGCACAGAgaccagaacaaaacaaaatataacttaaaagatGATAAATGTTCTCAGATATAGAGATGTTGTTACATCCATGAGATAAAAGCAAATGGGTATAAAAAAATAGggaataaaatatcttaaaaatttgATGACCAATAACTGCAATCAGGGAGTTACAGGACTTTcaaggtggtccagtggctaagattctgtgctcccagtgtagggggcccaggttcaacttctagtcagggaactagatcccacatgcaatagttaagatcccacctgctgcgactaagacctggggctaataaataaatactaaaaaaaacaccccaaacccACAAAGggttagaagataaaattgagaaaatatccttaaaaaaaaaaagaaaagctgggtGAAataactgacaagggattaatctctaaaatatataagcaggtCATGcaattcaataccagaaaacaaacaacccaagcaAAAAGTGGATAGAagtcctaaacagacatttctccaaagaagacatacagatggctaataaacacatgaaaagatgcttgccgtcattattagagagatgcaaatcaaaactatagttaGGTATCATGTCACATTGGTgataatggccatcatcaaaaaacctacaaacctTTTGGCTTTCGGCTCGGAGGAGGCAAAGGTGCAACTTTCTTTGGTCCTGCCAAACCTGGGTTCATCCGACATGAGCCACCTCCACCATGCTGTTTAAGTTCAACCCCAACGAGATCAAAGCCTTATACCTGAGGTGCACTGGTGGGGAAGTCGGTGCCACATCTGCCCTGGCCCCCAAGATGGGTCCCCTGGGTCTATCTCCAAAAAAGGTCGGTGATGACATCACCAAGGCAACTGGTGATTGGAAGGGTCTGAGGATTACAGTGAAACTGACCATTCAGAACAGACAGGCCCAGACTGAGGCGGTACCTTCTGTTTCTGCCCTGATCATCAAAGCCCTCAAGGAACCACCAAGAGACAGAAGGAAGCAGAATAGCATTAAGCACAGTGGAAACATCACTTTTGATGAGATTGTCAACATTGCCCAGCATACGTGGCATTGGTCTCTAGCTAGAGAACTTTCTGGAACTATTAAAGAGATCCTGGGGACTGCCCAGTCTGTGGGCTGCAGTGTTGCTGGCCGCCACCTCATGGCATCATAGATGACATCAACAGTGGTGCGGTGGAGTGCCCAGCTAGATAAGaatggcaaagaaaaaagaaaaataaaggattatttgacaaccaaaaaataaaagtctacaaacaataaatgctggagactgtggagaaaagggaacctctcgcactattggtgggaatgtaaatttatagTCACTacggagaatagtatggagattctgTAAAAAACTAGCAGTAaaagtaccatatgatccagcagtcccactactgggcatataccctgaggaaaccacaagtgaaaaaagacatatgtacccagtgttcattgcagtactatttacaatagctaggacatgaaataaataagttaaacaagcagggtgacaatatacagccttgacgcacttctttcccaatttggaaccagtctgttgttccatgtatgactgagcgactgaactgaactgaagatgtaaaagcaatctagatgtcctttgacagatgaatgggtaaagaagttggggtacatatacacaaggaaATATTAGctaaaaaaggaatgcatttgagttggTTCTGATGAGGTGGACAAACATAGAGCCTgtaaaaaaggaatgcatttgagttggttctgatgaggtggacaaacatagagcctgttatacaaagtgaaataagagagaaacaaatatcatatattaacatattatatatggaatctagaaagatagtactggtAAGCctttttgcagggcaggaatggagacagaACAGAGTTGTAGACATggtggggaagaagagggtgggacgaacGGAGAGAGTAGCATGGGAACATATGCATCatgatatgtaaaatagacagctagtgggcatttgccgtatgactcagggagctcaaaccagtgctctgtgataacctagaggagtgggatggggtgggagggaagttcaagggGGAcgggacatacatatacctatggctgattcatgttgatgtatggcagaaacacaatattgtaaaggactTATCCTTATATTAaataaaggccaaaaaaaaaaaaaaaaaagctggggaattccctggcagtccggtagTTAGGACACTTCACTTTCATTACCGAgggcccgagtttgatcccttgttggggaactaagatcctacaggctgcacagtgtggccaaaaaaaaaaaagctggaaaatgggcatgaaaagatttttttttaaactggaaatagCCCAGAAGGGTTAACATTCATCTTCGGAGTTACAGAGAAATAGAACAGATGTGTGAAAGGTGGAGGGAAAGCAATCATCAAAGGGATAATTCAAGAAATCAAatcgggactttcctggtagtccagtggttaagaatccaccttccaatgcagagggcgtgggttccatccctgatcgggggactaagattccacatgccatgcggcAACTAGCCCTGAGTGCcgcaactacagagcccatgttTCCTAGGGCCCATTAGCCACAACTAACACCTGAcacagctgaaaaaagaaaatgtttaaaaagtcaaATCGGAACTGAGTGAACTGTATCTCCAGAATGAGAAGCCCACTGAGTGCCccacatcagtcagttcagtcatccagccatgtccgactctgcgatcccatggaatgcagcctgccaggcttccttgtccatcaccatctcccagagtttgctcaaactcatgtccattgagccagtgatgccatccaactatctcatcctctgttgcccccttctgccctcaatctttcccagcaccagggtcttttccagtgagtcagctctttgtatcaggtggcccaagcattggagcttcagctttagcatcaatccttccagtgaatattcagggttgatttcctttaggattgactggtttgatctccttacagtccaaaggactctctagagtcttctccagcaccacagttcaaaggcattaattctttggcactcagccttttttattgtccagctctcacatctgtacatgactactggaaaaatcatagctttgactatatggacctttgtgagcAAAGTGATGTCAACAGTGGATGGAAAAGAAATCATATATTTCAGCTTGTTGAGTAAATAGAAAAGGGTTACTAAAACCTTCTGAGGGAAAAAGCAATTAACATTCAAAGGAACAGTTGTCAGAATGGTACCATGCTTCTGGTCAGGCATTCTGGAAGACAGCAGAGGAatgcttttgaattatttatGACCTATAACTTTATGAATTAGTCAAATTGTTAATTCTGTAATGTAAGCGTATTTTCAGAcgtgtgaaatcttaaaaaattttgcttCCTACCTACGTACCCTTCTCAGGAAATGACTGGAGGATGTGGTACGCCAAAATGAgacaataaatgaagaaacaagaagaCATGTGATCCTGGAAACAGGATCCTGGAAACAGAGGTGAGAAGTGAAGAGAATTCTCATGATAATGATGAAAGGAAATCTCAGGGTGACATAACCTGGCTGCAGGCCTTCCAGAGTAATCAGTCAGGACTGGGGCAGGAGGACAGAAGGCCCCAGAAGGGATGTCTCCAAGAAATCAGACAAAATTAACATAGGAAATATCTACACTTTTGGTGATGGTagagaaaaattaattataagGACCTGGAAATCTTAAGTGCAcaccccccattttttttttttttaattaatgattaactccaggaaaaaaatatttttaaaaactgaaaaccaaaGCTTAATCACAGTAGACTGGCTTGGCTGTGGATAATATTTATGGAGACGTAATTGTGTCAACAGAGTATGGAGGCTGGTCTCCATCAACCCGCACACTTCAGGCTTTCTTCCTTGTAGACTGCGGCCCAGCCAGTAGGAGTACTCTTTGTTCTAGCTGTCTGGGGCTTCTTTTGTTTAAATGGGAATCAAATTGATTAATTGCAATTAATAAATTAGTACATTAATAAACtaattaaagattaaaatatcAGTTAAAAATGCATCTAAGCAAAAAGCTATGGATGAaagtatacatgcacacacatttttttttatactaaACACCTGGAAAAGATTATCTAGATTTAAAGTTGTGCTCTAATTTGAGACGGTTGATTTACCCAAACAGATCGTAGTGTATGTTCAACCTTCATCCTATTAATAGGGAATTAAGTTGTGTATACTTGAATCTGTCATATGTTAGACTGACCTGTGACACATGGTAAATTTTTTTCTAgtcctgttttaaatttttccactAGACTGAGCAGTTTGAGGGCAGGCTCTTGTTCTTTCCTCTGTAAGGTTCTGGCACTTAACACAGaccttgaata includes:
- the LOC139039107 gene encoding large ribosomal subunit protein uL11-like, which codes for MLFKFNPNEIKALYLRCTGGEVGATSALAPKMGPLGLSPKKVGDDITKATGDWKGLRITVKLTIQNRQAQTEAVPSVSALIIKALKEPPRDRRKQNSIKHSGNITFDEIVNIAQHTWHWSLARELSGTIKEILGTAQSVGCSVAGRHLMAS